In Flavobacterium sp. WV_118_3, one DNA window encodes the following:
- a CDS encoding LodA/GoxA family CTQ-dependent oxidase: MDINSIKSVAIYPAIGVARIGNSKEYYLASDLPGVAPVAEGGFKDNDNLFKKQVPRFRIYALDENNEPLGEINTDTDNVNIEWRVHVANRKAAWYQFNNALDLGKYSIPSTKRNGAVPDPDRNQLVIDPGPRTISGKNISGPKYHFDSGKFYDKKVSLGEIRTDDKGRLLFFGGDGKSESRLGIKAITFANNDDWHDDTSDGTVRATVTIGGQTFEAKPSIVVCTPPNFGQGLFPVVSMLDVVDDLYIREGWFPPKEKIIFYRDIYPILSRMSSTQWVNEGFFMLFGTNSPSDFENPEFIAQLESPDPAHEAERRRVFEWFRDRNSTVYEPAKIPPHYGDLFGDYNDLPAVDLAVTDTQYDMLRRWAEGDFTTGEPRKPVVFDELPVRSQVLALLQAPLEECLGGPFHPGIEITWPFRHLMMWSEPYRLKVLPEDSGVRDDYGGMLTSEIALSPNGPLDGSGPGSVTRWLGVPWQTDEASCLSGYDLTLYLPLPSFWSVRVPNTVLSKDSFDRLNVSTTSDGQKLKHFSYRVDWMRDFTTTYVTRINNMVAKWHQLGIITRHDLENPSQFLPEALWVETDRKGPTGTDPTLVQVRHAEQDPIVTARGLMAEEAPRESQPLKRHEL, translated from the coding sequence CAATCTACCCGGCCATCGGTGTGGCGCGCATCGGAAATTCAAAAGAATATTATCTGGCTTCCGATTTACCGGGTGTGGCTCCCGTAGCGGAAGGCGGTTTTAAAGATAACGACAACTTGTTCAAAAAACAGGTGCCGCGATTTCGTATTTATGCCCTGGACGAAAATAACGAACCCCTGGGCGAAATCAATACCGATACTGACAATGTGAATATTGAATGGCGGGTACACGTGGCCAACCGAAAAGCCGCCTGGTATCAGTTTAATAATGCCCTGGATTTGGGCAAATACAGCATTCCGAGTACCAAACGTAATGGCGCTGTTCCCGATCCGGATCGGAATCAACTGGTGATCGATCCCGGACCGCGAACCATTAGCGGAAAAAACATATCCGGACCAAAATATCACTTTGACTCCGGGAAATTCTACGATAAAAAAGTATCCCTGGGCGAAATCCGTACCGACGATAAAGGACGTTTGTTGTTTTTTGGTGGTGATGGAAAAAGCGAATCCCGATTGGGAATAAAAGCCATTACATTTGCCAATAACGACGACTGGCACGACGATACTTCCGACGGTACCGTAAGAGCAACCGTTACCATTGGCGGACAAACCTTCGAGGCGAAACCTTCTATTGTGGTTTGTACGCCTCCCAACTTCGGACAAGGTTTGTTTCCGGTAGTGAGTATGCTGGATGTGGTTGACGATTTATACATCCGCGAAGGCTGGTTCCCTCCTAAAGAAAAGATTATCTTTTACCGGGATATTTATCCGATACTATCCCGTATGAGTAGTACGCAATGGGTAAACGAAGGCTTTTTTATGTTGTTTGGAACCAATTCGCCTAGCGATTTTGAAAATCCGGAATTTATTGCCCAGCTGGAAAGTCCGGACCCGGCTCATGAAGCCGAACGCAGACGTGTTTTCGAATGGTTCCGCGACCGGAATTCGACGGTATACGAACCGGCCAAAATTCCACCGCACTATGGCGATTTATTTGGCGACTACAACGATCTTCCCGCTGTAGATCTGGCGGTAACCGATACGCAATACGACATGCTGCGCCGTTGGGCCGAAGGGGATTTTACAACCGGAGAGCCCCGGAAACCAGTTGTCTTTGACGAATTACCCGTGCGTTCACAAGTGTTGGCGTTATTACAAGCGCCATTGGAAGAATGCCTGGGCGGCCCTTTCCACCCGGGAATTGAAATTACATGGCCATTCCGTCACCTGATGATGTGGAGTGAACCATACCGATTAAAAGTCCTTCCGGAAGATTCCGGTGTTCGCGACGATTACGGTGGTATGCTAACCTCCGAAATTGCACTGTCGCCTAATGGTCCGCTGGACGGAAGTGGTCCGGGATCGGTCACCCGCTGGTTGGGTGTTCCGTGGCAAACCGACGAAGCGAGTTGTCTTTCCGGATATGACCTAACCTTATACCTTCCGTTACCGTCATTCTGGTCGGTTAGGGTTCCGAATACCGTACTTTCGAAAGATAGTTTTGATCGTTTGAATGTTTCCACAACCAGCGACGGTCAAAAATTAAAACATTTCTCCTATCGTGTGGACTGGATGCGTGATTTCACCACTACCTATGTGACCCGTATTAACAATATGGTTGCCAAATGGCATCAACTGGGTATCATTACCAGACATGATCTGGAAAATCCGTCCCAATTCCTTCCGGAAGCCTTATGGGTGGAAACCGACCGCAAAGGTCCGACCGGTACTGATCCGACATTGGTACAGGTACGTCATGCCGAACAAGATCCGATCGTTACCGCAAGAGGATTAATGGCCGAAGAAGCGCCGCGTGAAAGTCAACCGTTAAAACGTCACGAATTATAA
- a CDS encoding FAD-dependent monooxygenase — MGAGPAGLAAALTLQKESVTCAVIDYRRENVFKPGESLAPGANFILDKLGLHKIAASGFHNTYVGNNVVWGDTMPRQRYFLNEPYGNGLHLNRVVFENQLLETAIERGISLFLNYQIKNITETPDKMFLECLSPAGNFTVIETDFILDCSGRASIVAKKSGVKRTTLDNLVSYHFMIPKPETVLKGMTYIESVADGWWYMAPVNDGKTVVNFMSDSDLHMVKPELLKDWLRQKIQQTRHFSALVSENAFDNLMHSGIKTASTSLLEVPGGNRWLAAGDALCSYDPLTSFGITNALTAGYAAAKAITGLRHGDGTAASDYLSKQMALFNKSVAMLHNQYRQEQRWTDSPFWKRRL, encoded by the coding sequence GTGGGAGCTGGCCCGGCCGGATTGGCCGCAGCATTGACCTTACAAAAAGAATCCGTAACCTGTGCCGTTATCGACTATCGTCGGGAAAACGTTTTTAAACCTGGGGAATCTTTAGCGCCGGGTGCCAACTTTATCCTGGACAAACTCGGACTTCACAAGATAGCAGCTTCCGGTTTTCACAATACATATGTAGGTAATAACGTTGTGTGGGGCGATACTATGCCCCGCCAACGTTATTTCTTAAATGAACCCTATGGTAACGGATTACACCTAAACCGTGTGGTCTTTGAAAATCAGTTACTCGAAACGGCCATTGAACGCGGTATTTCTTTATTTCTTAATTATCAGATCAAAAATATTACCGAAACTCCCGACAAGATGTTTCTGGAATGTCTTTCTCCTGCCGGAAATTTTACCGTAATCGAAACCGATTTTATTCTCGATTGCAGTGGAAGAGCCAGTATTGTAGCCAAAAAATCCGGTGTAAAAAGAACAACATTGGATAATCTGGTTTCCTATCATTTTATGATTCCAAAACCGGAAACCGTTTTAAAAGGAATGACCTATATCGAATCGGTTGCTGATGGCTGGTGGTACATGGCTCCGGTCAACGATGGTAAAACTGTAGTCAATTTTATGTCGGACAGTGACCTGCATATGGTCAAACCAGAACTACTCAAAGACTGGTTGCGACAGAAAATACAACAAACGCGGCATTTTTCGGCTTTAGTTTCAGAAAATGCTTTTGATAACCTGATGCATTCCGGAATTAAAACCGCTTCTACTTCCCTGTTGGAAGTTCCCGGTGGCAACCGATGGCTCGCGGCTGGTGATGCGTTGTGTTCCTATGATCCACTGACCTCATTTGGTATTACCAATGCACTAACAGCCGGTTATGCCGCTGCCAAAGCCATTACCGGTTTACGCCATGGCGACGGAACTGCTGCCAGCGATTACCTCTCGAAACAAATGGCACTTTTTAATAAATCGGTTGCCATGTTGCACAACCAATACCGACAGGAACAACGTTGGACCGATTCGCCGTTTTGGAAGCGACGCCTTTAA